In Halorhabdus tiamatea SARL4B, a genomic segment contains:
- a CDS encoding IclR family transcriptional regulator: MSENEDESNSKNRIQSVENAFKIVDELKQRESASVSALARDLEIPKSTAHVYLQTLQDLGYVVQEDDKYGLSLRFLELGGHVRHDLNIYHAARTEIDDLSETLGEVATIGYEQNGLRVLVYRTEPTTGISDNAPTGEYTQMHWTALGKALLSRHSDAEVRDIADRHGLPAATEQTITDVDTLLEEIQTIRDQGYALEDEERVNGIRSIAVPIGNTALGGNSAISIAGPKHRFNDDRIEDELLPELKNAANVIELEYRHY; this comes from the coding sequence ATGAGCGAGAACGAAGACGAGTCGAACTCGAAAAACCGAATTCAGTCTGTCGAAAATGCGTTCAAGATTGTTGACGAGCTCAAACAACGGGAGTCGGCCAGTGTTTCAGCGCTCGCCCGTGATCTCGAGATTCCAAAGAGCACCGCTCATGTCTACCTCCAGACCTTACAGGATCTCGGATACGTTGTCCAGGAAGACGACAAGTACGGACTGAGCCTGCGGTTTCTCGAACTCGGGGGGCACGTTCGGCACGATCTGAACATCTATCACGCCGCCAGGACAGAGATCGACGACCTCTCGGAGACGCTTGGTGAAGTCGCAACGATCGGGTACGAACAGAACGGGCTTCGGGTACTCGTCTACCGCACCGAGCCGACGACGGGCATTTCAGACAACGCACCGACAGGTGAATACACGCAGATGCACTGGACGGCACTCGGAAAAGCGCTCCTCTCCCGACATTCAGACGCGGAAGTACGGGACATCGCCGATCGACACGGGTTGCCGGCGGCGACAGAACAGACGATCACTGACGTCGACACACTCCTCGAAGAGATCCAGACGATCCGAGACCAGGGCTATGCCCTCGAGGACGAGGAACGCGTCAACGGCATTCGTTCGATCGCCGTGCCGATCGGGAATACAGCGCTGGGGGGGAACTCCGCGATTTCGATCGCCGGGCCCAAGCACCGCTTCAACGACGACCGGATCGAGGACGAACTCCTGCCGGAGCTCAAGAACGCAGCGAACGTCATCGAGTTAGAGTACCGTCACTACTAA